The segment ggcctcacgcctttttttttcttctcttctcaggTTCCGTGCGGTGCCCTCAGCAAAAAACCGAACCACTATTTTCCTCTGcgtcacaggcccttttaaaaggGTTAAAtatgacttagattaggtttagcaGTTCTTAATCAAGCCAAACCACGCccttgaaccgtcggatcaagaccgaaaaCTCTTTGGGCCATCCAATCACAATCGGTCTATGAAATAGTATCGTAGACCGCGTGAAATGCCTGAAAAatacccatgcggtccacaggcccagtcatggaccacccggtccatggtggactggggtacaggcccaggcagggcgcctgggcctgggcctgcCCGCGCGCGAGGGCTTGGGCCGCGCCCGCACTCGCGGCCTCAGCCGcatgcctgggtcgcgcatcccgagcattggccccacctgggccgcgcgccgcCACCCCTCCACCGGCCTGCCGCCGgctgccggcggtcctccaccgcctcggatctcgtgccgacttcaaaagctcgtatctcctccatccaagctccgtttggggtgatcttgatctcgttagactccattttttatcgcgaacctcgctgtgggctcaatatggactgaatctcgaggcgtcaaatcctaacagtagaTATGGTTAATTAGTATAGATAGATTACGCTAAATccttcattcttttcttttttttaatttattttgatggcTAAATCATTTCTAATGAGCAATCTTGATGTTAATGGTTAAAATTGGCTGAGCCTAGTCAAGtctgattatatataatattatcataatgtCATTTTAATaggtttattaaaataaatacctataataataaataaataaatattattattattattactactgtTACATATTTTTGTGAGGAATTAtacatgaagaatatttaatcaaattataaagtAATTATTATATACCAATATATAAGGCTATTTATggtattttatatattatcacattACTATTTGATGATATATCAAACACAGTGAAGTTTTATTTTCAGTGATATACCAAATACGGTGATTATATATTACCTCAATATTTGCACATCACCTCAGTATTCATATCATCTTAGTGATCACATCACTCCAGTGATTATATCACATATACCAAACAACACCTAAGTAATTATAGTGCAAGCTTGGATgggtgttcttctctttttcttgaaAAGATAGAAGaacaaatgatgatttttatgggAAAAATGTCCAATGTTCTTATATTAAGACTGAACTTAAGTAACCATCTGGCAATTTAAACTCAATGAGAATAATAACAGTCTTAAATCTTCTTTGGGTAGTCTCCTAGAAAAAGGAAAAATGATTCTAAAGCAAAGTAGGTCACTAGATCTTACTCACAATTCTATGAATGTGTTAATTAAACTACCGACATTTGACCTTCATTACTAATTGGTGTTTTTCTGTATGAGATATTTCTCCAAATATCTCAATCATAGAAACCAAAATTGAATTCATTTCTCTTGATAAATGAACTGAATTCATTTTGAAAACAGATTTTCCAACATGCTAGTTTCTTGGGGAACACTTATCTCGAAGACTGTAGTTCTAACTTGGTgaaacaatcatcaatatcatcaaGAATGAAGGAAAGTAGTGAATCACTTGGTGTGACATTTTGGTGGAAAGTTAACCTGTTCATGATGCATCTGTGTACATAGTTGTAGATAAGAATGGATCAGGATTTGATTCTTGTGGTTCTCACTAAGATGTCTAGACAAGTGGGTGAACATGGTTGGCCCAATTGGCTACTTGGATGCCCAAATTGAGCACCTTGATGCTGGGAAAGACAACCTGGACCAAAAGTGATAGCAGCTACAGTGTCTAAAGGAAAGATACTAAACAATTACTAGTTTGGCATTATTCATGCAAAGCCTATCCCTCCTTCCAATGTTGTCCAAGAGACGCTAGAATCTTGGTTGAAACTCACCAGCATTATAATTGCCTAGATCTCAATACTTTAAAATACATCAGTGAAGATGTCAAGCCAGGATTTTTGATTGATAGATGGGTATATCCACTGGGACAAGTTTCAGTTTGTAACATTAATTCTGGCAAAGTATGAACTGTAGCAAACTATCAACAACTCTCTATTCCGAAAATGACAACATTTTCATTGAGAATCTACTCTCTATGCGAATATAATTCAGACAAGGTCATAAAGATCTGATTGTGATTTGAAACTAAAATCGTGACAAGATCTGATGAAATCCAGAAAAACATCAATTAAAAATTCGATATATTAAGAATCAGATATTTACTGTAATcaataatgttttttttttttttttttttgacaatataGCATTTAAACTTAAACTTTGaacatttgaaagaaataaacctAATAACAATTCACCAGAAAGTAAAATAAAATCCCCCTGGATATTTTGTGAGAGCTCTAATATGCAATAAAAAAAAGGATCAATTGGATTCAGATCTTTATCACAACTATAATGGATAAGACTTTTCCCGTAGCAGATATTGGTTATTGAATTTAATTAGGATAAAGTCTAACCAATTAGCTTGCATGACGGATCACATATCAGTTCGAAGTGTCCTCGATTTATATAATTCGCATTCTATAGTGTTTACTTAAACCGAGTCTGGAGTTCTCATGATGTGTGTAGAGCAATTGCAGGCACATCAACCAACTAATTATCCTGCCTTTTAGGTGGTTGGAATGTATCCAAAGACTGGTCCCGGTCCCTTTCCCAAGGGAGagacttttctttcttcctgactACTGGATACATCCTCCCAAGGTGGTGCATGTAGAACTAATATCTTTGCAGTGCAACCATATGAATATATAACATAAAAATATCTAGATATCAATGCAAGAAGCTGCTAGACAGAGAATCTCCCCACTTTTCAATGCAGACCAGCAAAGAGACCTCCCCACTTTCAGGTGTATGGATGCCTGTTAACGGACAGAGAATCTTAAAGACCTTCCACATGCACTTAGCTGCTTTCCCATGGGATACAACAAATGAACCTTCATCTGCTTGACTCTTGGATAATGGATTCGGGCAAAGTGGAGGGTCTGGAGGACAATGGTTGAGGACTACTTACTAGTGCTGAGTAAAATGGCTAATCAGGTCTACTTTTCATGAGCAGAGAATTATAATAGAGGTCTACATCTTAATTGAAATAGGATGTCATTTAAGCTCTTCCTAGGACCCAATTTGATTCCGAGAAAGTTTGGAATAATATGGACCCAGCTTTCTTGATGAGTCTAATTTGCTTTTAGTAGAAAGATTTTAGCCAGACCTAATCCAATAAGGACCAACTTAAGTGGGATTCCAATCCTGTCCAACATCCAAGCAGCTTATTGTCCACACAAATCTAAGCCTCTACAATCCAGCCTTGGTGATAACTTTGGCCACTAGATTCTATTTACCCATGTTGTTGGACTTTCCCTATAACTTGTACATGCAGCAATTGTTTGTAGACCAAAGAGATCTTGTtcatattcttctttcttctaaaTCAACCAGCTCGCAAGTTCGATGAGGGCCAAGGTTTCATAGTTTGTATAATACTGGAAATCAACAAGGTTTGAGATAACTTGCATACTGACTGTTTCCCTCTATGCATAGCCAATcataggaattttttttttcttttttaagggAGGAAAAAACCACCCAAAATTTATTCAAAAGGAGAGGAAATAATTACAGAGGAGAGAAGCGAAGAACAGGAGTAAAAGATTAGGTGAAGCctgatcaaaaagagagagagatacatCAGCAATTAACTGGCCTAATGTTGCACTAAATCTTTTGAAAACAGAGAAGCTGCTTTTGAGTACACAAAATGGACTAGTCATTGAAGAGGTGGATGCTGGATTGTAAAACACCATCTGCTGAAATAGCTTTGTTTAAGAATATTCTTGTAGTTCTTTCTTTCCAAGCCAGTCCATAGAACAGAGAGGAGAATTCTTTGGCAGGTCCTGACTACTTAATTTGACAACGATCACAGAATGAAAAGTCTCAAGGAATCTGCATCTAAGAAAGACGTGACCTAAAGATTCGATCGTGTGATTGTAAAAGATATTGCCTCCAAAATCAACAATATCCATACAATCGACCCATATGATTGTTTTGGATAGCTAATATTACAGTGCTTTATTTTACATGAGGACAAAATTCAGCTTAGATATTTTGATCGTCGGTGAGGACTATATGAAACTTTTGATTTGACTTCAACCCAAAAAGAATTAAGTCTAGGCACCGCATTTGGGACTCACAAACAGCTTATCTCAACAAACAAAGGCCTCATGTGCTGTTAACCAACCACTTATCTCAAAAACCCTTGCATGAAGTAAGATAGACACTGAGATGGGGTCAGATGACAATCGAATTACTAAGATAAATAGCTAATTTATAGGTGATTTGAATGCACAACACCTAGCGATCTCACTTTCATAACACATCACCTAACCACTTGACTATCCAAAACTTAAGACTACCAAGTAATAAATCAACAGTATAAATTACTCTTAGCAGTAGCCAATCTAAAGCACACCTAGCCTGACAAATCAGACATGCATACATGATTGTGCCACATTCGTAAACGTCGCATCTCAATGATTGCCACATGCCTGCCACACGGCATCCATTGGCATTGCTTACATGAATCTCCCACTTTAACACTGATGCACTGCAGCTGCTATATAACACAAAGAAGCCCACTACATCTCACCATTACCTCTCTTAAAGATCAACCAAGGTACGTCTCTCAAGAGGCAGCCAAGGGGCTCCAAACGCAGCCCCATCTCTCTCTCCACACTCCACACCCCCACACAACCACCTCCTCCAGAATAAAGACTTGTTCCTTTTGGTGACAACTTGGCAGACATGCGATCCATGTCAAGCGCCAACTCCTCCAAAGGCATCGCTGCCATCGTCGGTGTTGGCCCCAAACTCGGCTGCTCCATTGCTCGGAAGTTTGCCTATGAAGGCTACACGGTCGCCATCCTCGCACGAGACCTCGGTGATCAATTTAAATTCCATCCATCCATTTATatccttttcctttttccttcccTCATCCGTAACTATCCATTCAAATCTCCATCAGCTAAACTATCGAGGCTCGCCGAGGAGATCGCCAGGGAAGCAAAAGCTCAAGTGTTCGCCATCCGCATCGACTGCTCCGACTCCAAGTCGGTGCGCGAGGCCTTTGAAGGCGTCCTTTCACTTGGTTTTGTCGAGATTCTGGTCTACAATGCTTGCGAGCCTGTCTCCTGCCAGGCCACCAAATTCACTGCCATTAGCCTCGAGTCCTTCGAGCGATCTCTCGCAGTGTCCACGGTGGGGGCATTCCACTGTGCGCAGCAGGCAGGCACTGAGAAAACTTGAGCTTTaatcatgcattttgatcatggCTTTGATTGGACAAACAAATATATAGATTGCTTGGCATCGAAGTTTTGATAACTCTATTGGTGTATAATTGCTTATGTTGTTTGAAGGTGATTCCTGGGATGGTGGAGAGGGGCAGAGGCACCATCATCTTCACCGGTTCTTCGGCTTCTCTTAATGGCTTTGCAGGCTTCTGTGAATTAAGTAGGATCTTATTCCAAACAAAACTTTCTATTGCATGGGATGAAAAAAGTAGTATATATGAGATGGTATGTTGATTTAGACTAAGGCTAATGCTAATTCGCTCTACAAATAGGTTGTGGGAAATTTGCTCTGAGGGGATTGTCACAATGCCTAGCGAGAGAGTTCCAATCATCTGGTGTCCATGTTGCTCATGTTATCATCGATGGAGTAATTGGTATGCCCAGGTTAGTGGTtttctcatcatcatcatcattatcttcttcttcttcttcttcttcttcttcttttgatgatAAAGGAAGGCTCCAGCTtttaataaaaatgataaaagaatTCACATATTGAAAAGATAACGGGATCAGTTAGAGAGATAAAGGGATGAATAATAAGAACTCCTATGAAAATCAAACAATAGGAATAGACTATGGAATCTTCTTGATTTTGTTTCAAATTTTGTGAGGCTGGTAGCGTTTTTTGATGGCAAAGAACATACTACTCTTTGAAATTTTGAAGACCAACATAAGCAATAGAAGTAACATATTCCACTCCTCAAAAGTGCAAGAATCAAAATTGCAAGAAGAATAGTCTGCTTTCATCTCCTAGTATCTCAAGATTTTGCATGCAATATCCTTTTTTTATCATTCTCATAGtttctttaatatatatatatatatatatatatgtaaaagcATAGCTATTGTCATTTGTCCATCCAGGCATCTATGCCATAACAATAACAAATAACTGGGAAGCCTACTAATCAATAAGTGGGTGCATGATGATTCCACATTGCGTCTATTCATAAGATTTTAAACCTAGAAAATTAGAATACAAGTATGATTCTCTCTCCTCCAATTTGTCTTTAAGTAAAAATAAGAGGGAAATGGAGTCAAGTTTTCTTAAGTGATTTGCCTTGTTGCGAATACATTGTTACTTGCCTTTTAAAAAACAATATTGCCTGATTTCGTATGATGAGGCTAATCAGATCATCACGAGGAAATCGAAGCATGGACTTTACAATGGATCCAGATGCACTAGCACAGACTTACTGGCACATCCACAACCAAGACAAGAGTGCATGGACGCAGGAGATCAATCTACGATCACCGTCGGGCCAAATACCTTAAGCACCAAAAATGCTGCTGTGAGTTGATTGAAATTAGGGGATTTGCTGGTGTCATGATTCATTTTATTAAGTTGGTTTAGGTTGGGTGGGTGGATACTCTTGTAATTGGATTGCAGCTATGCGGATTCCATGAACCTGTAGCAATCAAGAGTGGGTCCATCGAGATTGATTACTACATCTAAGTATGTCAAAAGGAATGAAGAAGCATATGGTCATGTAGAAATAATCGTGTCCTTCTTGGATGCACTCAAGTTGTACTGTTCCTGACACTATCTTCCTACATATTTCATCAATAAAATATCTTCCTACATCTTCTTTATAAAAGGCTAGCATTTTATcttacccccccccccccccccaacaaaaaaaaaaaaaaagaagactagcattttatattaaattttgttTATTTTCTTTTACAGAATaccctttttggaaaaggaggagAAAGTTTTAACTGTAAGCAAAAAAGACTTGAGTCTTTCTGGAAAGTTAAGTCTTTTTAATCATTGTAACCATCCTCAATATATGAGGACGACAGGGGTTGAACCTTGTTAGAGTAAATCCAGGTTAAAATATTTGATGATGTATATATCGCACATATCTTTCCAAAATAATGAGCTAAGCTTGATAGATGATACTGGTAAACTTGTTTTCATATCTAAAAACACTAATTACCCAAGATTTATCCTAAATTCATGCACAGAAGATTGATGCCATGGTGGGAGCTGattgtaaaaaataattatagttTAATAGATTGTATCCTGATGCATAAGATCAACCCTGTAAATAGGAAGCACAAATTCACAGTGCCTAACCAACTTCATTGAGGTAATGCAGCAAAATCATGGaagaatttcttcttttttctttttttgaatgaAAGCGGGGAAACTCATCAGCAGAACAGGAAGCAAATATTCCACTAGAGAAAGCAATCTTCCACTTGCGACTATTGTATTGGTGATATTTTCACAATTGCTTTGGTGAGATTTTTGAAGACACCTGGATTCACAAGCACTTAACttttaaaagaaaaggaaagcaCAATCATTTGGGAGGCTACAGCTTACAGACTTCTGATTAGAGACAAATTTTTCAGGTCACCGCCAATCATTTAGATTCTCCATCAAGTCGATGTCGGAATCTCTGAGCCCAAGGGGGCCCTGCCCTGCTTATCAAATTGATGTTATATAGACCATCAAAAAAATTGGTAGAAATTATGTTCATTTCCTTTCTAGATTGAGATCACTCAGGAACAGTTTGGTGGCAAGGAAATGACTAGATTCTTTTGTTGACGTGTATTCATGGCCTTATTCCATGGGTACGCTAATGGGGAGATACAACATGTAATTGCAACACCAATGTTGTCAACAATAAATGGGTGGAgaatgatattaaatctaatt is part of the Elaeis guineensis isolate ETL-2024a chromosome 15, EG11, whole genome shotgun sequence genome and harbors:
- the LOC105058509 gene encoding uncharacterized protein isoform X1, translating into MRSMSSANSSKGIAAIVGVGPKLGCSIARKFAYEGYTVAILARDLAKLSRLAEEIAREAKAQVFAIRIDCSDSKSVREAFEGVLSLGFVEILVYNACEPVSCQATKFTAISLESFERSLAVSTVGAFHCAQQVIPGMVERGRGTIIFTGSSASLNGFAGFCELSCGKFALRGLSQCLAREFQSSGVHVAHVIIDGVIGMPRLIRSSRGNRSMDFTMDPDALAQTYWHIHNQDKSAWTQEINLRSPSGQIP
- the LOC105058509 gene encoding uncharacterized protein isoform X2, translating into MRSMSSANSSKGIAAIVGVGPKLGCSIARKFAYEGYTVAILARDLAKLSRLAEEIAREAKAQVFAIRIDCSDSKSVREAFEGVLSLGFVEILVYNACEPVSCQATKFTAISLESFERSLAVSTVGAFHCAQQVIPGMVERGRGTIIFTGSSASLNGFAGFCELSCGKFALRGLSQCLAREFQSSGVHVAHVIIDGVIGMPRSSRGNRSMDFTMDPDALAQTYWHIHNQDKSAWTQEINLRSPSGQIP